In Bartonella machadoae, a single genomic region encodes these proteins:
- the rplA gene encoding 50S ribosomal protein L1 codes for MAKVAKRIKNIRKDVNFNELYALKDAVSMVKERAVAKFDETIEISMNLGVDPRHADQMVRGVAHLPNGTGRNIRVAVFARGDKAEEAKNAGADIVGAEDLFERINGGMIDFDRCIATPDMMPLVGRLGKILGPRSLMPNPKVGTVTLDVASAVKASKGGAVEFRVEKAGIVHAGIGKASFGVEKIVENIKAFASAVIKAKPQGAKGEYVKRVAVSSTMGIGVKVDPTTVRSE; via the coding sequence ATGGCAAAAGTAGCAAAGAGAATAAAAAATATCCGAAAAGATGTTAACTTTAACGAGCTTTACGCTTTAAAAGATGCAGTTTCGATGGTTAAAGAGCGTGCAGTTGCTAAATTTGATGAAACAATTGAGATTTCAATGAACTTAGGTGTTGATCCTCGTCATGCAGATCAAATGGTTCGTGGTGTTGCACATTTGCCTAATGGGACAGGGCGGAATATTCGTGTTGCCGTTTTTGCACGTGGGGACAAGGCTGAAGAAGCGAAGAATGCTGGTGCTGATATTGTCGGAGCTGAAGATTTATTTGAGCGTATTAATGGTGGAATGATTGATTTTGATCGTTGTATTGCAACGCCTGATATGATGCCTCTTGTTGGTCGTCTTGGTAAAATTCTTGGTCCACGCAGTCTGATGCCAAATCCTAAAGTAGGGACTGTGACGCTTGATGTTGCGAGTGCTGTTAAGGCTTCTAAAGGTGGTGCTGTTGAATTTCGCGTTGAGAAAGCGGGTATTGTTCATGCTGGGATAGGTAAGGCTTCTTTTGGCGTTGAGAAGATAGTAGAAAATATTAAAGCTTTTGCGAGTGCTGTTATTAAAGCGAAGCCACAAGGGGCAAAAGGTGAATATGTTAAACGCGTTGCCGTTTCTTCGACTATGGGGATTGGAGTTAAAGTGGATCCAACAACTGTTCGTTCAGAGTAG
- the rplK gene encoding 50S ribosomal protein L11, with translation MAKKSIGQLKLQVPAGAATPSPPIGPALGQRGINIMEFCKAFNAATQEMEKGAPIPVVITYYQDKSFTFSLKTPPVSFFLKKEANLKSGSKEPGKVSVGSISRDKIRSIAQAKMKDLNANDIESAMRMVEGSARSMGLEVVG, from the coding sequence ATGGCAAAGAAAAGTATAGGACAGCTCAAGTTGCAGGTTCCTGCAGGTGCGGCTACTCCGTCTCCACCGATTGGCCCTGCTCTTGGTCAGCGTGGTATTAATATTATGGAATTCTGTAAAGCTTTTAATGCGGCTACGCAGGAAATGGAAAAAGGTGCACCGATTCCAGTCGTCATCACTTATTACCAAGATAAGTCTTTCACATTTTCTCTAAAGACACCTCCTGTATCGTTTTTCTTGAAGAAGGAAGCGAATTTGAAATCTGGTTCAAAAGAACCTGGTAAAGTATCGGTAGGAAGCATTTCTCGTGATAAGATTCGGTCAATTGCACAAGCAAAAATGAAAGATCTTAACGCAAATGACATTGAGTCAGCGATGCGTATGGTTGAAGGTTCGGCTCGCTCTATGGGCTTAGAAGTGGTGGGCTAA
- the rplJ gene encoding 50S ribosomal protein L10: protein MNRAEKREFVTWLNEAFQKSGSVIVAHYSGLTVSQMNDLRSKMSEAGGAVKVAKNRLAKIALQGTESESIVDLFVGQTLIAYSEDPITAPKVAVDFAKNNDKFVILGGSMGATSLSVDAVKSLASLPSLNELRAKLVGMISTPATRIAQVINAPGGQVARVIGAYAQEDKAA, encoded by the coding sequence GTGAATAGAGCGGAAAAACGCGAATTTGTTACATGGCTTAACGAGGCTTTTCAAAAGTCTGGTTCTGTTATTGTTGCACATTATTCCGGTCTGACAGTTTCGCAGATGAACGATCTTCGTTCTAAAATGAGTGAAGCTGGCGGTGCCGTTAAAGTCGCCAAAAACCGTCTTGCTAAAATCGCTCTTCAGGGCACGGAATCTGAATCGATAGTAGACTTGTTTGTGGGACAAACACTTATTGCTTATTCAGAAGATCCGATTACAGCACCGAAAGTTGCTGTTGATTTTGCGAAAAACAATGACAAATTTGTTATCCTTGGTGGTTCAATGGGTGCAACAAGTTTGAGTGTAGATGCTGTGAAGTCTTTAGCTTCATTGCCTTCACTAAACGAATTGCGAGCAAAACTTGTGGGTATGATTTCTACTCCTGCAACCCGTATTGCCCAAGTTATTAATGCACCTGGTGGTCAGGTTGCGCGTGTCATTGGAGCATATGCTCAGGAGGATAAGGCGGCTTAA
- the rpoB gene encoding DNA-directed RNA polymerase subunit beta, whose amino-acid sequence MAQTLAMMSQFNGRKRVRKFFGKIPEVAEMPNLIEVQKASYDQFLMVEEPEGGRPDEGLQAVFKSVFPISDFSGTAMLEFVGYEFDLPKFDVEECRQRDLTYAAPLKVILRLIVFDIDEDTGSKEIKDIKEQGVYMGDMPLMTTNGTFIVNGTERVIVSQMHRSPGVFFDHDKGKSHSSGKFLFAARVIPYRGSWLDIEFDAKDIIYARIDRRRKVPVTSLLMALGMDASDILSTFYNKVSYERDRDGWRTPYSVDRFKGMKLISDLVDADSGEVVAEAGKKLTLRVAKSLAEKGLKAVKVSEDDLLGCYLAEDIVNYQTGEIYLEAGDEIDEKILKVLFDVNADQINILDIDHMNIGAYIRNTLKVDKNESRQDALFDIYRVMRPGEPPTMDTAEAMFHSLFFDPERYDLSAVGRVKMNLRMDLDCPDTVRILRQEDILAVVKMLVELRDGRGEIDDIDNLGNRRVRSVGELMENQYRIGLLRMERAIKERMSSVEIDTVMPQDLINAKPAAAAVREFFGSSQLSQFMDQTNPLSEITHKRRLSALGPGGLTRERAGFEVRDVHPTHYGRICPIETPEGPNIGLINSLATFARVNKYGFIESPYRKIIDGRVTTEVVYLSAMEESKHYVAQANSSLDAEGHFTEEFVVCRHAGEVLMAPRDHVDLMDVSPKQLVSVAAALIPFLENDDANRALMGSNMQRQAVPLVRAEAPFVGTGMESVVARDSGAAVSAKRGGIVDQVDATRIVIRATEDLDPSKSGVDIYRLQKFQRSNQSTCINQRPLVHVGDRIEKGDIIADGPSTDLGDLALGRNVLVAFMPWNGYNYEDSILLSERIVADDVFTSIHIEEFEVAARDTKLGPEEITRDIPNVAEEALRNLDEAGIIYIGAEVQPGDILVGKITPKGESPMTPEEKLLRAIFGEKASDVRDTSMRMPPGTFGTVVEVRVFNRHGVEKDERAMAIEREEIERLAKDRDDEQSILDRNVYARLSDMLTGKVAVEGPKGFSGSKKLDNTVMAHYPRSQWWHFAVEDEKLQNEIEALRKQYDESKEALQRRFMDKVEKVQRGDEMPPGVMKMVKVFVAVKRKIQPGDKMAGRHGNKGVVSRILPVEDMPFLEDGTHADIVLNPLGVPSRMNVGQILETHLGWACAGMGKKIGDLVELYQETGDILPLRQRIENLMPDNDHNEPVRRYDNESLYKLALQMKKGVSIATPVFDGAHESDINMMLEEAGLDSSGQVTLYDGRTGEPFDRPVTVGYIYMLKLHHLVDDKIHARSIGPYSLVTQQPLGGKAQFGGQRFGEMEVWALEAYGAAYTLQEMLTVKSDDVAGRTKVYEAIVRGDDTFEAGIPESFNVLVKEMRSLALNVELDDARELIAQRALSDTTE is encoded by the coding sequence ATGGCTCAGACCCTAGCGATGATGTCTCAATTCAATGGTCGTAAGCGCGTACGCAAATTTTTCGGTAAGATTCCTGAAGTGGCAGAGATGCCGAATCTTATTGAGGTTCAAAAAGCGTCATATGATCAGTTTCTCATGGTTGAGGAACCGGAAGGTGGACGACCAGATGAAGGTTTGCAAGCTGTTTTTAAATCGGTCTTTCCTATTTCGGACTTTTCCGGTACAGCTATGCTTGAGTTTGTTGGTTATGAGTTTGATTTACCAAAATTTGATGTTGAAGAATGCCGTCAGCGTGATTTGACTTATGCAGCGCCCTTAAAGGTGATATTGCGTTTAATTGTTTTTGATATTGATGAGGATACAGGATCAAAAGAGATCAAAGACATTAAAGAGCAAGGTGTTTATATGGGCGATATGCCTTTAATGACGACGAATGGCACTTTTATTGTTAATGGTACGGAGCGTGTTATTGTTTCACAGATGCATCGCTCTCCTGGTGTCTTTTTTGATCATGATAAAGGAAAGTCGCATTCCTCGGGAAAGTTTCTTTTTGCTGCTCGTGTTATTCCTTATCGTGGTTCTTGGCTTGATATTGAGTTTGATGCTAAAGATATCATTTATGCTCGTATTGATCGTCGGCGCAAGGTTCCTGTTACGAGTCTCCTGATGGCATTGGGTATGGATGCATCAGATATTTTGTCAACCTTTTATAATAAAGTATCTTATGAGCGAGATAGAGATGGATGGCGTACTCCTTATTCTGTTGATCGCTTTAAAGGCATGAAGCTTATTTCTGATCTTGTCGATGCAGATAGTGGTGAAGTTGTTGCTGAGGCTGGTAAAAAGCTAACGCTTCGTGTTGCAAAATCTTTAGCCGAGAAGGGTCTCAAAGCGGTTAAGGTGAGTGAGGATGACTTATTAGGATGTTATCTTGCGGAAGATATCGTTAATTATCAAACAGGTGAGATTTACCTTGAAGCAGGTGATGAAATTGACGAAAAGATATTGAAGGTTTTGTTTGATGTAAATGCAGATCAAATTAATATCCTTGATATCGATCATATGAATATTGGTGCATATATCCGTAATACTTTAAAAGTAGATAAAAACGAGAGTCGGCAGGATGCATTATTTGATATTTATCGGGTTATGCGTCCTGGTGAACCACCAACAATGGATACAGCGGAAGCGATGTTCCATTCATTATTTTTCGATCCAGAGCGTTATGATCTTTCCGCTGTAGGGCGTGTTAAGATGAATTTGCGTATGGATCTTGATTGCCCAGATACAGTTCGCATTTTACGCCAAGAGGATATTCTTGCTGTTGTCAAAATGCTGGTTGAATTGCGTGATGGCCGTGGTGAGATTGATGATATTGATAATCTTGGTAATCGTCGTGTTCGTTCCGTTGGAGAGTTGATGGAAAATCAATATCGCATTGGTTTACTTCGTATGGAACGTGCGATAAAAGAACGTATGTCATCGGTTGAAATTGACACAGTCATGCCTCAGGATTTGATAAATGCAAAGCCTGCAGCGGCGGCGGTGCGGGAGTTTTTTGGATCTTCACAATTATCGCAGTTTATGGACCAAACCAACCCCTTGTCAGAAATTACCCACAAGCGTCGTCTTTCCGCGCTTGGTCCGGGAGGTTTGACCCGTGAACGTGCAGGTTTTGAAGTTCGTGACGTCCATCCTACGCATTATGGTCGCATTTGTCCGATTGAAACACCGGAAGGTCCCAATATTGGTTTGATTAACTCCTTAGCGACATTTGCGCGCGTTAATAAATATGGTTTTATTGAGAGCCCATATCGCAAGATTATTGATGGTAGAGTGACAACAGAAGTCGTTTATCTGTCTGCTATGGAAGAATCAAAGCATTATGTCGCTCAAGCCAATTCTTCATTAGATGCTGAAGGGCACTTTACAGAAGAATTCGTTGTTTGTCGTCATGCTGGTGAAGTTTTGATGGCCCCGCGTGATCACGTGGATTTGATGGATGTTTCACCAAAACAGTTGGTTTCAGTAGCGGCAGCTCTTATTCCATTTTTGGAAAATGATGATGCGAATCGTGCGTTGATGGGTTCAAACATGCAGCGTCAAGCAGTTCCGCTTGTACGTGCTGAAGCACCATTTGTTGGAACAGGGATGGAATCCGTTGTTGCACGTGATTCAGGGGCAGCGGTTAGTGCAAAGCGTGGTGGTATTGTTGATCAAGTTGATGCAACGCGTATTGTGATTCGTGCAACAGAGGATTTGGATCCTTCAAAGTCTGGTGTTGATATTTATCGTTTACAGAAATTTCAACGTTCCAATCAATCCACTTGTATTAATCAGCGCCCTCTTGTGCATGTAGGGGATCGGATAGAGAAGGGTGATATTATTGCCGATGGTCCCTCTACGGATCTTGGTGATTTAGCGCTGGGGCGGAATGTTCTTGTGGCCTTTATGCCTTGGAATGGATATAATTATGAAGATTCCATTTTATTATCTGAGCGCATTGTTGCCGATGATGTTTTTACTTCTATTCACATTGAGGAATTTGAAGTTGCTGCGCGTGATACAAAACTTGGGCCTGAAGAAATAACGCGTGATATTCCTAACGTTGCAGAAGAAGCGTTAAGAAATCTTGATGAAGCTGGTATTATTTATATTGGTGCTGAAGTTCAGCCTGGTGATATTTTGGTTGGCAAAATTACCCCAAAGGGTGAAAGCCCCATGACGCCAGAAGAGAAGCTTTTGCGTGCCATTTTTGGTGAAAAAGCGTCAGATGTTCGAGATACTTCTATGCGAATGCCTCCTGGAACTTTCGGCACTGTTGTTGAAGTTCGCGTATTTAACCGCCACGGTGTGGAAAAAGATGAACGTGCAATGGCAATTGAACGTGAGGAAATTGAGCGTTTAGCGAAAGACCGTGATGATGAACAGTCAATTCTTGATCGTAATGTTTATGCACGTCTTTCTGATATGTTGACAGGCAAAGTTGCAGTGGAAGGTCCAAAAGGTTTTTCGGGGAGCAAGAAGCTTGACAATACGGTGATGGCTCACTACCCGCGCTCACAGTGGTGGCACTTTGCTGTTGAGGATGAAAAGCTTCAGAACGAAATTGAGGCTTTGCGTAAGCAATATGATGAATCAAAAGAAGCATTGCAACGTCGCTTTATGGATAAAGTTGAGAAGGTTCAAAGAGGCGATGAAATGCCTCCTGGTGTCATGAAAATGGTGAAGGTTTTTGTCGCTGTAAAACGCAAAATCCAACCAGGGGATAAGATGGCAGGACGTCATGGTAATAAGGGGGTTGTGTCGCGTATTCTTCCTGTAGAGGATATGCCATTTCTTGAAGATGGAACGCATGCTGATATCGTCTTAAATCCGCTTGGTGTGCCTAGCCGTATGAATGTTGGGCAAATTCTTGAGACCCATCTTGGTTGGGCGTGTGCTGGTATGGGCAAGAAGATTGGTGATTTGGTAGAATTATATCAAGAGACTGGGGATATCCTTCCTTTGCGTCAGCGTATTGAAAATCTGATGCCTGATAATGATCATAATGAACCAGTACGTCGTTATGATAATGAGAGTCTTTATAAATTAGCACTACAGATGAAGAAAGGCGTTTCAATCGCAACACCTGTTTTTGATGGAGCCCATGAATCTGATATCAACATGATGTTGGAAGAAGCAGGCTTGGATAGTTCAGGACAAGTCACACTTTATGATGGTCGTACTGGAGAGCCTTTTGATCGTCCGGTGACAGTTGGATATATTTACATGTTGAAATTGCATCACCTTGTTGATGATAAGATTCATGCACGTTCGATTGGACCATATTCGCTTGTGACTCAACAGCCGTTAGGAGGTAAGGCACAATTTGGTGGTCAGCGTTTTGGTGAAATGGAGGTTTGGGCACTTGAGGCTTATGGTGCTGCATATACTTTACAGGAAATGTTGACTGTGAAATCGGATGATGTGGCTGGTCGGACCAAAGTCTATGAAGCAATCGTGCGTGGTGATGATACATTTGAGGCGGGGATACCGGAAAGCTTTAATGTATTGGTAAAAGAAATGCGTTCACTCGCTCTGAATGTAGAACTTGATGATGCGCGCGAGCTTATTGCACAGCGAGCCTTATCTGATACAACGGAATAA
- the nusG gene encoding transcription termination/antitermination protein NusG — protein MAARWYIVQAYSNFEKKVAEAIDKEAKQKGLDHLFEKIFVPTERVVEVRRGRKVDTERKFFPGYVLVRAELTDEVYHLIKNTPKVTGFLGSDSRPIPISDREVEQILKQVQEGVESPKSSVLFEVGEQVRVADGPFVSFNGIVQEVEEERSRLKVEVLIFGRPTPVDLEFGQVEKL, from the coding sequence GTGGCTGCTCGTTGGTATATTGTTCAAGCATATTCGAATTTTGAAAAGAAAGTAGCAGAAGCTATTGACAAGGAGGCCAAACAAAAAGGGCTTGATCATCTTTTTGAGAAGATTTTTGTTCCCACAGAGCGTGTTGTAGAAGTTCGTCGTGGTCGTAAAGTTGATACTGAGCGGAAGTTTTTCCCTGGTTATGTTCTTGTTCGTGCAGAGCTGACAGATGAGGTTTATCATCTTATTAAAAATACTCCTAAAGTAACAGGCTTTTTGGGATCGGACTCACGTCCTATTCCCATTTCTGATCGAGAGGTTGAACAAATTCTAAAACAAGTTCAGGAAGGTGTTGAGTCTCCAAAATCTTCTGTATTATTTGAGGTTGGAGAGCAGGTTCGTGTTGCTGATGGGCCTTTTGTTTCATTTAATGGAATTGTTCAAGAGGTTGAAGAGGAACGTTCGCGTCTTAAGGTGGAGGTATTAATTTTCGGGCGTCCTACGCCTGTTGATTTAGAGTTTGGTCAGGTTGAAAAACTCTGA
- the rplL gene encoding 50S ribosomal protein L7/L12, with protein sequence MADLAKIVEDLSNLTLLEAAELSKLLEEKWGVSAAAPVAVAAVAGGAAPAAEEKTEFDVILVEGGAQKINVIKEVRALTGLGLKEAKDLVEGAPKPIKEGASKDEAEKIKSQLEAAGAKVELK encoded by the coding sequence ATGGCTGATCTAGCAAAGATCGTAGAAGACCTTTCTAATCTAACACTTTTAGAGGCTGCTGAGCTTTCTAAGTTGCTTGAAGAAAAATGGGGTGTTTCAGCTGCTGCTCCTGTAGCTGTCGCTGCTGTTGCTGGTGGAGCTGCTCCGGCTGCTGAAGAAAAAACAGAATTTGATGTTATTCTTGTTGAGGGTGGTGCGCAAAAAATTAATGTTATTAAGGAAGTTCGCGCTCTTACGGGTCTCGGTCTTAAAGAAGCGAAAGATCTTGTTGAGGGGGCTCCTAAGCCTATTAAAGAAGGCGCTTCTAAAGACGAAGCAGAGAAAATTAAATCTCAACTTGAAGCTGCTGGTGCTAAAGTTGAGCTTAAGTAA
- the secE gene encoding preprotein translocase subunit SecE, translated as MASKTNPITFLKQVYAETAKVKWPTRRETMISTVMVLLVTAFASVFFFIVDQVMHFSVWRGIDLLKYLFS; from the coding sequence ATGGCATCTAAAACAAACCCAATAACCTTTTTAAAACAAGTCTATGCAGAAACGGCTAAGGTAAAATGGCCTACGCGCCGTGAAACTATGATTTCTACTGTTATGGTTTTGTTGGTTACGGCATTTGCTTCAGTTTTCTTTTTTATTGTCGATCAAGTTATGCATTTTAGTGTTTGGCGGGGTATTGATCTTCTAAAATATCTTTTTAGTTGA